The proteins below are encoded in one region of Terriglobales bacterium:
- a CDS encoding glycosyltransferase family 4 protein, translating to MRIAVANHHYRQAGGSETYLSALLPALAQTGHEIGLLAEIDAPASRSEIELPAGSPCWIVEGFGRRQALHSVRRFDPDVLFCHGLVDPHLEAALLEVAPAVFFMHNFYGTCISGEKTFKSPIPRPCQRRFGGGCLLHYYPHRCGGLNPMAMWNSFQLQSARNRFLHRYQSIVTNSRYLAEELARHGLSGHAIHLFPQACLEAEPELLSPPAAREPWRLLFLGRMDFLKGGHVLLEALPAVLQQLEHELHVSFAGDGPNRQRWESMARSITDRHTALKVEFTGWLSGDGLRDCFSRTHLLVMPSLWPEPFGLAGLEAGLHGVPTAAFATGGIPEWLEEGVNGCLADADPPRADALSQAIVRALADLAGYASLRHGAFRRASKFTLERHLEQLMPILETAGDKHASLSAR from the coding sequence ATGCGGATTGCCGTCGCGAACCACCATTACCGCCAGGCTGGCGGAAGCGAGACCTACCTCTCCGCCCTCCTGCCTGCCCTGGCGCAGACCGGGCACGAGATCGGGCTGCTCGCGGAAATAGACGCGCCCGCATCCCGATCAGAGATAGAGCTTCCCGCAGGTTCGCCCTGCTGGATTGTCGAAGGCTTCGGGCGCCGGCAGGCCCTTCATTCTGTGCGGCGATTCGACCCCGACGTTCTCTTCTGCCACGGTCTTGTCGATCCTCATCTGGAAGCAGCGCTGCTCGAGGTTGCGCCCGCCGTCTTCTTCATGCACAACTTCTACGGAACCTGCATTAGCGGCGAAAAGACTTTCAAGTCGCCCATACCTCGCCCCTGCCAGCGCAGGTTCGGAGGGGGTTGCCTGCTCCACTACTACCCGCATCGCTGCGGAGGACTAAATCCCATGGCCATGTGGAATTCGTTTCAGCTGCAATCCGCGCGCAACCGCTTCTTGCATCGCTATCAATCCATCGTTACCAATTCCCGCTACCTGGCAGAGGAACTGGCAAGGCATGGACTCTCCGGGCACGCTATTCACTTGTTCCCGCAAGCTTGTCTGGAGGCTGAGCCGGAGCTTCTTTCTCCCCCTGCTGCCCGTGAACCTTGGCGCCTGTTGTTCCTTGGGCGCATGGACTTTTTGAAAGGCGGCCATGTTCTCCTGGAGGCATTGCCTGCCGTGCTGCAGCAACTCGAGCATGAATTGCACGTGAGCTTTGCCGGAGACGGCCCCAACCGCCAACGCTGGGAATCGATGGCGCGTTCCATCACCGATCGTCACACTGCGCTTAAAGTTGAATTCACCGGATGGTTGTCCGGGGACGGCCTGCGCGATTGCTTCTCGCGCACTCATCTCCTGGTCATGCCCAGCCTTTGGCCCGAGCCCTTCGGACTGGCTGGACTCGAAGCCGGACTTCACGGTGTTCCCACCGCTGCCTTCGCCACCGGCGGCATCCCGGAGTGGCTGGAGGAAGGAGTGAATGGCTGCCTGGCGGACGCCGACCCTCCGCGCGCCGACGCTCTCTCGCAAGCCATCGTTCGCGCTCTCGCGGACCTAGCCGGCTATGCCAGTCTGCGCCACGGCGCTTTCCGCCGCGCCAGCAAGTTCACGCTGGAGCGGCATTTAGAGCAATTGATGCCAATATTGGAAACAGCCGGCGACAAGCATGCCTCACTGTCAGCACGGTAA
- a CDS encoding acyltransferase, producing MNIKQIPDLDGVRGIAILLVLLLHFSKLVNWYPLVKSAAVGWVGVNLFFVLSGFLITGILLDAKGSKRYFRNFYARRVLRIFPLYFGFLALVLMLSPWFVSAPSVNALRRETPWYLSYLFNWRAASAQVPLGHLWSLAVEEQFYLVWPFLVYVMSSRALKITCFGLIFGSCVFRVIAVAYGFPRFAYFATPACMEELAYGALGAVMVRESGSLWWRNRALGVGAIGFVAVFAAARGFEPNKPLVITAGVASLSLSFFAIVLLAYAGNWSWLRAMPLRWLGKYSYGLYILHFPIVLYCERWGGLAAASAGILASCGLAWISYTLYEQRFLKLKDRFLAFDTSPAVSVKARQNSLLSQASEGGADEPRWAEHDPALASGFPADDWLGKEIHESPQP from the coding sequence TTGAACATCAAACAGATTCCAGATCTCGACGGAGTGCGGGGTATCGCGATCCTGCTCGTGCTTCTTCTGCATTTTTCAAAGTTGGTTAACTGGTACCCGCTGGTGAAAAGCGCTGCTGTGGGTTGGGTGGGCGTCAATTTGTTCTTTGTGCTCTCTGGGTTTCTGATTACCGGAATTTTGCTGGACGCGAAGGGCAGCAAACGGTACTTCCGCAATTTCTATGCGCGGCGTGTTCTGCGTATCTTTCCTTTGTATTTCGGCTTTCTGGCACTGGTGCTAATGCTATCGCCCTGGTTTGTCTCGGCCCCGAGTGTGAATGCCTTGCGTCGGGAGACGCCGTGGTATTTGAGCTATCTGTTTAACTGGCGTGCGGCAAGTGCTCAAGTCCCGCTTGGGCATCTCTGGTCGCTGGCTGTCGAGGAACAGTTCTACCTGGTTTGGCCTTTTCTGGTGTACGTGATGAGCAGTCGAGCACTCAAAATCACTTGCTTCGGATTGATTTTTGGCTCGTGCGTCTTTCGCGTGATTGCTGTGGCGTATGGCTTTCCCAGGTTCGCTTACTTCGCCACGCCGGCTTGCATGGAGGAATTGGCCTATGGAGCGCTGGGCGCAGTGATGGTACGTGAGTCTGGTTCGCTATGGTGGCGGAACAGGGCCCTAGGAGTCGGAGCAATCGGATTTGTCGCAGTCTTCGCTGCTGCCCGGGGATTTGAGCCAAACAAGCCTCTTGTGATCACGGCAGGAGTTGCGAGTCTCTCGTTGAGCTTCTTTGCGATTGTGCTCCTGGCGTATGCGGGCAACTGGAGTTGGTTGCGCGCAATGCCACTGAGATGGTTAGGGAAGTACAGCTACGGTCTCTACATTTTGCATTTTCCGATCGTGCTTTACTGCGAGCGCTGGGGAGGACTCGCGGCAGCTTCGGCAGGCATCCTTGCCTCTTGCGGGCTGGCGTGGATCTCTTACACACTGTATGAACAGCGCTTTCTAAAACTGAAAGACCGTTTTTTGGCTTTCGATACTAGCCCGGCCGTCTCTGTGAAAGCGCGGCAGAACTCGCTGTTGTCGCAGGCCTCAGAAGGGGGCGCGGACGAGCCGAGATGGGCCGAACACGATCCAGCCCTTGCATCCGGCTTTCCTGCTGACGACTGGTTGGGTAAAGAAATACATGAAAGCCCTCAACCCTGA